The following proteins come from a genomic window of Paenibacillus spongiae:
- a CDS encoding nucleoside-diphosphate sugar epimerase: MTQHIVTELIEHMSHSHEHMANVLEAKRHVAVRMAQMVNALPDQHPEFGGMGGLMESSHAVTNSVVSYLNSIAELQETIAETIKSIMKELSEEEEE, translated from the coding sequence TTGACACAGCATATTGTAACGGAATTGATTGAACATATGTCGCATTCGCATGAACATATGGCGAATGTTCTGGAGGCCAAACGTCATGTTGCGGTGCGGATGGCGCAGATGGTGAACGCCCTGCCGGATCAACATCCAGAGTTCGGGGGGATGGGCGGATTGATGGAAAGCTCGCATGCGGTAACGAATAGCGTCGTCTCTTACTTGAACAGCATTGCAGAGCTTCAAGAAACGATTGCAGAAACGATCAAATCGATTATGAAAGAGCTTAGTGAAGAGGAAGAAGAGTAG
- a CDS encoding mechanosensitive ion channel family protein: MADWMGKEFWIDGLKLIASKSVILIIIVLATGLALKLRKTAIRRLFVLTRLGSKQRDTLESLLLSFTKYVLFIVAALMCLSNIGVQVGPIIAGAGVLGLAVGFGAQTLVKDFITGFFIIFEDQFSVGDYVTINNGQINGTVMSVGLRATKIRTWAQHVVVIQNSEIRVSQNYNRERMRAIVNVSIPFDTDPSVIEQAVQAISVRLIETMPHLFLTDPDGVPVEPPKLYGLAEMENNQLGAKYTVTCLVKDEYYWTAGRELRKALVQELRSRDVAIA, from the coding sequence GTGGCGGATTGGATGGGAAAAGAATTTTGGATCGACGGGCTTAAACTTATTGCCAGTAAATCGGTTATCCTGATTATTATCGTTCTGGCAACAGGGCTGGCTCTGAAATTGAGGAAGACAGCCATCAGGCGGCTGTTCGTTCTGACGCGTCTTGGCTCGAAGCAGCGGGATACGCTGGAATCGCTTCTATTGTCGTTTACGAAGTATGTGTTATTCATCGTTGCGGCGCTCATGTGTCTGAGCAACATTGGCGTTCAAGTCGGACCCATCATTGCGGGAGCGGGTGTTCTTGGGCTTGCCGTAGGCTTCGGAGCCCAAACGCTTGTCAAGGATTTTATTACAGGATTCTTTATTATATTTGAAGATCAATTCTCGGTCGGTGACTACGTCACGATCAATAACGGCCAAATTAACGGAACGGTGATGAGCGTCGGCCTGCGTGCGACGAAGATTCGTACTTGGGCGCAGCATGTGGTCGTCATTCAAAACTCGGAAATCAGAGTGAGCCAGAACTATAACCGGGAAAGAATGCGTGCAATCGTCAACGTGTCCATCCCGTTTGATACGGATCCGTCGGTGATCGAACAAGCGGTGCAAGCCATTTCCGTTCGTCTGATCGAGACGATGCCGCACCTGTTCTTGACGGATCCGGATGGCGTGCCTGTGGAGCCCCCGAAGCTGTACGGGCTTGCCGAAATGGAGAACAATCAGCTCGGCGCCAAGTATACCGTAACCTGTCTCGTCAAGGATGAGTATTATTGGACGGCCGGACGGGAGCTGCGCAAGGCGCTCGTCCAAGAACTGAGGTCGCGGGACGTTGCGATTGCATAG
- a CDS encoding LysR family transcriptional regulator, whose translation MARPVQNLELYRVFYYTAMTGSLTKAADELFITQPAVTHSIKQLEGRLGGRLFFRTPKGVKLTLEGEALFHYIDQAYQLILNGERKMAEMHDLLDGEIRIGAGDTLCKHVLLPCLGDFHKAYPAISLHVTNRTTPETMALLKEGKIDVGIINLPFAADKQVNVVETIDLHDCFVAGETYREPVLGAISWEELAERPLMMLERGSNTRAYVDAIAEKHGVRLKPEVELGSLDLLADFAKAGLGIACVVRGFVAHDISAGLLQEVKLSQPIPPRKAGIVTLKDSPLPAAANRFIHMLIEGFAVR comes from the coding sequence ATGGCGCGCCCCGTTCAAAACTTGGAGCTGTACCGCGTCTTTTATTATACGGCCATGACCGGAAGCTTGACTAAAGCGGCGGACGAGCTGTTCATTACGCAGCCTGCCGTCACTCATTCGATCAAGCAGCTGGAGGGGCGCTTGGGCGGCAGACTGTTTTTCCGTACGCCCAAGGGGGTCAAGCTGACTCTTGAAGGTGAAGCGCTCTTTCACTATATCGATCAGGCGTACCAGTTGATCCTTAACGGGGAGCGAAAAATGGCCGAGATGCATGATCTGCTGGATGGCGAGATCCGGATCGGGGCGGGTGACACGCTTTGCAAGCATGTTCTTTTGCCCTGTCTAGGCGACTTTCACAAAGCCTATCCGGCGATAAGCTTGCATGTGACGAATCGGACGACGCCGGAGACGATGGCGTTATTGAAAGAAGGGAAGATCGATGTAGGCATCATTAATCTGCCGTTCGCGGCGGACAAGCAGGTAAACGTTGTCGAAACGATCGACCTGCACGATTGTTTCGTAGCAGGGGAGACTTACCGGGAGCCGGTGCTAGGAGCCATCTCGTGGGAGGAGCTTGCGGAACGGCCGTTAATGATGCTGGAACGCGGCAGCAACACAAGAGCTTATGTCGATGCGATCGCCGAGAAGCACGGCGTGCGGCTCAAACCGGAGGTTGAGCTTGGCAGCCTCGATCTTCTTGCCGATTTTGCCAAAGCGGGACTTGGCATCGCTTGCGTTGTTCGCGGTTTCGTGGCCCATGATATCTCCGCAGGACTGCTGCAAGAGGTGAAACTGTCGCAGCCGATACCGCCGCGGAAAGCCGGAATCGTCACCTTGAAGGACTCGCCGCTGCCCGCGGCCGCGAACCGGTTTATCCATATGCTGATTGAAGGGTTTGCCGTGAGATAG
- a CDS encoding ketoacyl-ACP synthase III produces MQEPQYLSHASITAFGAYVPQRILSNADLERIVDTSDEWIVQRTGIHERRVASEGEFCSDLCFAAVRDMQARFGSVLTDVDFILVATSTPDTFFPSMSSRVQAEFGIEACGAADIQAACAGFVTALQLANGLLLTGAHRKILVIGAETLTKVTDYTDRTTCILFGDGAGAALLERTQEGAFLGSHVSTTGESGHQLYRSSLSPSILGMPITANGKIIQNGREVYKWAVSQLPKGISAILQRYGYTAADLDWFVPHSANMRIIDSVCDKTGIPIEKTLSSIAEYGNTSAASIPLALDLAMKDGRIKPGDLVLLYGFGGGLTEAGLLMRWTL; encoded by the coding sequence ATGCAGGAACCGCAATATTTGTCCCATGCCAGCATCACGGCTTTCGGAGCTTATGTGCCGCAGCGCATCTTGAGCAATGCCGATCTGGAGCGAATCGTCGATACAAGCGATGAATGGATTGTCCAGCGGACCGGTATTCACGAACGGCGGGTCGCCTCCGAAGGCGAGTTTTGCAGCGACCTGTGCTTTGCCGCCGTTCGCGACATGCAAGCCCGTTTCGGATCTGTATTGACGGATGTGGATTTCATTCTAGTCGCGACATCGACTCCGGATACGTTCTTCCCGAGCATGTCCTCGCGAGTTCAAGCCGAATTCGGCATCGAAGCGTGCGGCGCAGCCGATATTCAAGCCGCATGCGCCGGATTCGTCACCGCCCTGCAGCTGGCAAACGGCCTGCTGCTGACAGGAGCTCATCGGAAGATATTAGTCATTGGCGCGGAAACACTCACTAAGGTAACCGACTATACCGACCGTACGACATGCATTTTATTTGGTGATGGAGCAGGTGCGGCGCTATTGGAGAGAACTCAAGAAGGTGCTTTTCTCGGGTCGCATGTTTCGACTACGGGCGAGAGCGGACATCAGCTTTATCGCTCCAGTTTATCTCCTTCCATACTAGGGATGCCGATCACGGCAAACGGGAAAATCATCCAGAACGGGAGAGAAGTGTATAAATGGGCGGTCAGTCAATTGCCTAAGGGCATTTCTGCGATTCTGCAACGTTACGGCTATACCGCCGCGGATTTGGATTGGTTTGTTCCGCATAGCGCCAACATGCGAATTATCGACTCCGTGTGCGATAAGACAGGCATTCCCATCGAGAAGACGCTGTCAAGCATTGCTGAGTATGGGAACACATCGGCAGCCTCCATACCGCTCGCGCTCGATCTGGCCATGAAGGACGGCCGAATCAAGCCAGGCGACCTCGTACTGCTCTACGGTTTCGGCGGCGGTTTGACGGAAGCCGGCTTGTTGATGCGTTGGACGCTCTAG
- a CDS encoding adenylosuccinate synthase, with amino-acid sequence MGVTAIVGANWGDEGKGKMTDVFAGEAEYVVRFQGGSNAGHTIINDYGKFALHLLPSGVFHPNVTNVIGPGVALNMEDLFRELDELRTRGVPEPILRVSDRAQLVLPYHKQLDEWEEERLGDRKFGSTKAGIAPFYADKYVKLGIQAGDLHDEDRLCKRVIAALETKNILAVHLYGKPPFSAEAITLELLSQAERLKPLLCDTTTLMHEALKRGERIVAEGQLGALRDPDHGIYPYSTSSSTLAGFASVGAGLPPGSIDRVVAVIKAYSSAVGEGPFTTEITGSAADELRIRGGDAGEFGATTGRPRRMGWFDAVATAYGCKLQGATEAVLTNLDVLGYLDDIPICTAYDIEDDVTDRFPVSSRLEKAKPVFKTLPGWKTAISHIRRFEDLPPSAQRYVLELERRIGVPIRYISVGPERDQLIQR; translated from the coding sequence ATGGGCGTAACAGCGATTGTCGGGGCGAATTGGGGCGACGAGGGAAAAGGTAAAATGACCGACGTCTTCGCAGGCGAGGCGGAATACGTCGTCCGTTTTCAAGGCGGCAGCAATGCGGGGCATACGATTATTAACGATTACGGCAAATTCGCGCTGCACCTGCTGCCGTCCGGAGTATTTCATCCGAATGTAACGAACGTGATCGGACCGGGAGTGGCACTCAATATGGAAGACTTGTTCCGTGAACTGGATGAATTGAGGACGCGCGGCGTTCCGGAGCCGATATTGCGCGTCTCGGACCGGGCTCAGCTCGTACTTCCTTACCACAAGCAGCTGGACGAATGGGAAGAGGAACGGCTCGGGGACCGCAAATTCGGATCGACCAAAGCGGGGATCGCGCCATTCTATGCGGACAAATATGTAAAGCTCGGCATTCAAGCAGGCGATTTGCATGACGAAGACCGATTGTGCAAGCGGGTCATAGCCGCTCTAGAAACCAAGAATATACTGGCTGTTCATCTATATGGGAAACCTCCCTTTTCAGCCGAAGCTATCACCCTGGAACTGCTCTCGCAAGCCGAGCGGCTAAAGCCGTTATTATGCGATACAACGACGCTGATGCACGAAGCGTTGAAACGGGGGGAGCGGATTGTGGCGGAGGGGCAGCTTGGCGCGCTTCGCGATCCGGATCACGGCATCTATCCTTATTCCACATCGTCATCGACGCTGGCCGGCTTCGCCTCGGTCGGTGCCGGGCTGCCCCCCGGCTCGATCGATCGGGTTGTGGCCGTAATTAAAGCGTACTCAAGCGCGGTGGGAGAAGGGCCTTTCACGACGGAAATCACCGGCAGCGCCGCGGATGAGCTCCGGATCCGAGGCGGAGACGCCGGCGAATTTGGGGCAACGACGGGCAGGCCTCGTCGGATGGGTTGGTTCGATGCGGTCGCGACCGCTTACGGCTGCAAGCTGCAGGGCGCAACTGAAGCTGTGCTGACCAACTTGGACGTACTTGGCTATTTGGATGATATCCCGATTTGCACCGCCTACGATATTGAAGACGACGTGACCGATAGGTTCCCCGTGTCTTCCCGCCTTGAGAAGGCAAAACCCGTATTCAAGACCCTTCCCGGCTGGAAAACAGCCATCTCGCACATCAGGCGCTTCGAGGATTTGCCGCCGAGCGCACAGCGTTATGTCCTTGAGCTGGAACGGCGAATCGGCGTACCGATCCGTTATATATCGGTCGGACCGGAGCGGGATCAGCTCATTCAGCGGTAA
- a CDS encoding YmaF family protein gives MVKISQGEGGPVQFRHRMEGLTSLVQGHRHSFGNLTDLVIPEDGRHRHTFRGITTTADGHRHTYTGQTGLNIGTGPNHFHRFRIMTNVADGHRHIITGRTTGVIRLGTTVGHRLIIEKIERQRVK, from the coding sequence ATGGTGAAAATTTCACAAGGAGAAGGCGGGCCCGTACAATTCAGACATCGGATGGAAGGCTTGACCTCGCTGGTACAAGGACACCGACATTCGTTTGGAAACTTAACGGATTTAGTCATCCCCGAGGACGGCAGACACCGCCACACCTTTCGGGGAATCACGACCACAGCCGATGGACACCGTCACACCTATACCGGACAAACGGGTCTTAATATCGGCACCGGGCCAAACCATTTTCACAGGTTCCGCATTATGACGAATGTTGCCGATGGCCATCGCCACATCATTACCGGAAGAACTACGGGAGTCATCCGGCTTGGAACCACAGTCGGCCACAGATTGATTATTGAGAAAATCGAGAGACAGCGTGTAAAGTAA
- a CDS encoding restriction endonuclease subunit S, translated as MSRETAYARMLDASAKLQQNVAMILEAKATEAEKVRNWLCNHVTPDAYQEQQAHLKDTLGVHEQLIEVIDGLAKLNQGMANVLKAVLRHDQEDSSSGFGNMDFGEPTQ; from the coding sequence ATGAGTCGGGAGACGGCATATGCACGAATGCTGGATGCCTCCGCCAAGCTGCAGCAGAACGTGGCAATGATTCTGGAGGCGAAGGCGACCGAAGCGGAGAAGGTTCGGAACTGGCTCTGCAACCATGTTACGCCGGATGCTTATCAGGAGCAGCAAGCGCATCTGAAAGATACGCTTGGCGTACACGAGCAGTTAATTGAGGTCATCGACGGTCTGGCCAAACTTAACCAAGGAATGGCAAACGTTCTGAAAGCAGTGCTGCGTCATGATCAGGAGGATAGCAGCAGCGGATTCGGCAACATGGATTTTGGGGAACCCACCCAATGA